The Urbifossiella limnaea nucleotide sequence CCGCATCGCCCAGCTCCTCGACACCGACAGCTTCGAGGAGTGGGACGCCGAGCTGGCGCCGTGCGACCCGCTCGGGTTCGTGGACCGCATCCCGTACGCCCAGCGGCTCGTTGAGGAGCAGGCGAAGACCGGCCAGAAGGACGCGGCGGTCTGCGGCAAGGGGTTCGTCCGCGGCCGGCCGGTCGTCCTCGGCATCACCGACTTCCACTTCATGGCCGGGAGCATGGGGAGTGTGGTCGGCGAGAAGCTGGCCCGCGCCGCCGAGCGCGCCGCCGACGCGAAACTGCCGCTCATCTTCGTCAGCGGCTCCGGCGGCGGGGCGCGGATGCAGGAGGGCATCCTGTCGCTGATGCAGATGGCCAAGGTGTCGGCCGCACTGGCCCGGTACGATACGGCCGGCGGGCTGTACATTTCGATCCTGACGAACCCGACGATGGG carries:
- the accD gene encoding acetyl-CoA carboxylase, carboxyltransferase subunit beta, which gives rise to MSSIPQPADRKKGVPEGLWLRCPGCKATVYRKEVEARLFVCPECDHHFTVPVRDRIAQLLDTDSFEEWDAELAPCDPLGFVDRIPYAQRLVEEQAKTGQKDAAVCGKGFVRGRPVVLGITDFHFMAGSMGSVVGEKLARAAERAADAKLPLIFVSGSGGGARMQEGILSLMQMAKVSAALARYDTAGGLYISILTNPTMGGVAASWALQGDIHLAEPGAMIGFAGRRTIRNTVGLELPEKFQTSEFLLKHGFVDRIVHRRDLRTEVARIIDYCDIQ